A window from Theropithecus gelada isolate Dixy chromosome 1, Tgel_1.0, whole genome shotgun sequence encodes these proteins:
- the HNRNPR gene encoding heterogeneous nuclear ribonucleoprotein R: MDEMNGKEIEGEEIEIVLAKPPDKKRKERQAARQASRSTAYEDYYYHPPPRMPPPIRGRGRGGGRGGYGYPPDYYGYEDYYDDYYGYDYHDYRGGYEDPYYGYDDGYAVRGRGGGRGGRGAPPPPRGRGAPPPRGRAGYSQRGAPLGPPRGSRGGRGGPAQQQRGRGSRGSRGNRGGNVGGKRKADGYNQPDSKRRQTNNQQNWGSQPIAQQPLQQGGDYSGNYGYNNDNQEFYQDTYGQQWK, encoded by the exons ATGGATGAAATGAATGGCAAAGAAATAGAAGGGGAAGAAATTGAAATAGTCTTAGCCAAGCCAccagacaagaaaaggaaagagcgCCAAGCTGCTAGACAGGCCTCCAGAAGCACTGC GTATGAAGATTATTACTACCACCCTCCTCCTCGCATGCCACCTCCAATTAGAGGTCGGGGTCGTGGTGGGGGGAGAGGTGGATATGGCTACCCTCCAGATTACTATGGCTATGAAGATTACTATGATGATTACTATGGTTATGATTATCACGACTATCGTGGAGGCTATGAAGATCCCTACTACGGCTATGATGATGGCTATGCagtaagaggaagaggaggaggaaggggagggcgAGGTGCTCCACCACCACCAAGGGGGAGGGGAGCACCACCTCCAAGAGGTAGAGCTGGCTATTCACAGAGGGGGGCACCTTTGGGACCACCAAGAGGCTCTAGGGGTGGCAGAGGGGGTCCTGCTCAACAGCAGAGAGGCCGTGGTTCCCGTGGATCTCGGGGCAATCGTGGGGGCAATGTAGGAGGCAAGAGAAAGGCAGATGGGTACAACCAACCTGATTCCAAGCGTCGTCAGACCAACAACCAACAGAACTGGGGTTCCCAACCCATCGCTCAGCAGCCGCTTCAGCAAGGTGGTGACTATTCTGGTAACTATGGTTACAATAATGACAACCAGGAATTTTATCAGGATACTTATGGGCAACAGTGGAAGTAG